The following are from one region of the Parcubacteria group bacterium genome:
- a CDS encoding peptidoglycan-binding domain-containing protein, with the protein MSITPATGLESYNLNMSAKKGSGPVLRQGVQGSPVKALQTYLNRLGSKLAVDGIFGDATEIAVINLQKRSQLTTDGVVGPLTWNAIAQSLGESFSVTGSINAFTGEHVPAEGASSGVMSTGAWALVALAVIGGIYLWSEQ; encoded by the coding sequence GCCACAGGCCTCGAAAGCTACAACCTGAACATGTCCGCCAAGAAAGGCTCCGGCCCCGTGCTGCGCCAGGGCGTCCAGGGTTCACCCGTGAAAGCGCTCCAGACGTACCTGAACCGCCTGGGCTCCAAGCTCGCGGTCGACGGGATCTTCGGCGATGCCACCGAGATCGCGGTCATCAACCTGCAAAAGCGCTCCCAGCTCACCACCGACGGCGTGGTTGGCCCTCTGACCTGGAACGCCATTGCACAGAGCCTGGGTGAGTCGTTTTCTGTCACTGGATCGATCAACGCCTTCACGGGTGAACACGTGCCTGCTGAAGGAGCTTCCTCGGGCGTCATGTCGACCGGAGCGTGGGCTCTGGTGGCTCTGGCCGTCATCGGGGGCATCTACCTCTGGAGCGAGCAATGA